A single Nitrosospira multiformis ATCC 25196 DNA region contains:
- a CDS encoding response regulator transcription factor — translation MRILIIEDDRAIASNLYDFLEARGHSVDAAADGITGLHLAVTQQFDGILLDLGLPGADGITLCRKLRQEAHLDTPVLMLTARDTLEDKLKGFDCGADDYLVKPFALKEVEARLVAMHKRRKGKVTSRTLETEDLSFDPKTLTIRFAGANVKLPPKCIGLLAVIMSEPGRVFSRRELESEVWGDVQETSDTLRSHMHELRRALTRAGGYDPIETVHGLGYRLSTRARN, via the coding sequence GTGCGCATACTTATTATTGAAGATGATCGGGCAATAGCCAGTAATCTGTACGACTTTCTCGAAGCTCGCGGGCACAGTGTCGATGCCGCCGCTGATGGGATTACAGGGCTGCATCTTGCGGTTACCCAGCAGTTTGATGGCATTTTGCTGGATCTGGGATTGCCGGGTGCGGATGGTATAACACTATGCCGGAAGCTTCGTCAGGAAGCGCATCTCGATACCCCGGTCCTGATGCTGACAGCGCGCGACACGCTGGAAGACAAGCTGAAAGGTTTCGATTGCGGGGCGGATGACTACCTGGTCAAACCCTTCGCCTTGAAAGAAGTTGAAGCGCGGCTGGTTGCCATGCACAAACGTCGCAAGGGCAAGGTAACCAGTCGAACCCTGGAAACCGAGGATCTTTCCTTCGATCCGAAAACTCTCACAATCCGCTTCGCGGGCGCGAACGTCAAATTGCCGCCGAAATGCATCGGCTTGCTTGCAGTCATCATGAGCGAGCCTGGCCGCGTTTTCAGTCGCAGGGAGCTCGAATCGGAAGTATGGGGGGATGTGCAGGAAACCAGCGATACTCTCCGCAGTCACATGCACGAGCTTCGCCGCGCACTGACGCGCGCTGGGGGCTATGATCCAATCGAAACCGTTCACGGTCTCGGCTATCGGCTTTCCACGCGTGCCCGTAATTAG
- the hemE gene encoding uroporphyrinogen decarboxylase, translated as MTRLKNDTLLRALLRQPTEYTPVWLMRQAGRYLSEYNQTRARAGNFLALCKNPDFATEVTMQPLARFPLDAAILFSDILTIPDAMGLGLYFAEGEGPRFERPLREEWEIRALTVPDPAVHLRYVMDAVSQIRKTLDNRVPLIGFSGSPFTLACYMVEGAGGTDFRQIKTMLYRRPDLLHHILDINAQAVTAYLNAQIESGAQAVMIFDTWGGALSHAAYQQFSLRYMTQVLAGLRRYQGAERIPSIVFTKGGGLWLESIADSGCDAVGLDWTVNIGDARRRVGHKVALQGNLDPAVLFAEPGVIAAEVEQILASFGEGSGHIFNLGHGISQFTPPENALTLVEAVHSLSRRFHRADAEGNNSFGS; from the coding sequence ATGACAAGATTGAAGAACGATACCCTGCTCAGGGCCCTGCTGAGGCAACCTACTGAATACACGCCGGTTTGGCTCATGCGGCAGGCAGGACGTTATCTCTCCGAATATAATCAGACGAGGGCTCGTGCGGGCAATTTTCTCGCGCTCTGCAAGAATCCCGACTTCGCCACCGAAGTTACGATGCAGCCTCTAGCCCGATTTCCTTTGGATGCTGCCATACTGTTTTCGGATATTCTGACGATTCCTGATGCGATGGGATTGGGATTATATTTTGCGGAAGGAGAGGGTCCCAGGTTCGAGCGCCCCTTGCGCGAAGAGTGGGAGATCCGGGCCCTTACCGTCCCGGATCCTGCTGTTCATTTGCGCTATGTCATGGACGCGGTTTCACAGATACGCAAGACTCTGGATAATCGGGTTCCGCTGATCGGATTCTCCGGCAGTCCGTTTACGCTTGCCTGCTATATGGTGGAAGGAGCCGGCGGGACTGATTTCCGGCAAATAAAAACCATGCTGTACCGCCGTCCTGATCTGTTGCATCATATTCTCGATATCAATGCGCAGGCTGTCACCGCTTATCTGAACGCTCAAATCGAGTCCGGCGCGCAGGCAGTAATGATTTTTGATACCTGGGGTGGCGCCCTTTCCCATGCCGCTTATCAGCAGTTTTCGCTGCGCTACATGACCCAGGTGCTGGCCGGGTTGAGGCGGTATCAGGGGGCTGAGCGTATTCCGAGCATTGTTTTCACCAAGGGCGGGGGGCTATGGCTCGAGAGTATCGCGGACAGCGGGTGTGATGCAGTGGGACTGGACTGGACGGTTAATATCGGAGACGCCCGGCGACGTGTGGGCCACAAAGTGGCCTTGCAGGGCAACCTGGATCCTGCCGTACTATTCGCCGAGCCGGGGGTAATTGCTGCCGAGGTGGAGCAGATCCTTGCGAGTTTTGGCGAAGGCAGTGGGCACATCTTCAACCTGGGACATGGCATATCGCAGTTTACGCCGCCCGAAAATGCGCTTACGCTGGTCGAGGCGGTTCACAGCCTCAGCCGCAGATTTCATCGTGCGGATGCAGAGGGAAACAACAGTTTCGGCAGCTAG
- a CDS encoding YbcC family protein produces MPAAIDKDENIQKEGKRIELVKDSPKQFAASGAAAVSAQPNSDKLADVSPLHAERTVAQAQEASVSSFNEEEVIHDLQHYLPSQAPLKDFIHHNTLHAFQNYPFHEGTRRAKKIFGYFPSLQLREYRDLYEAGRIRKDILERVISEQKGAQHLEDWMQRLLEKEYDDSVSPRIGKLRANWKRHYPIDLDLMVHPLLFRILCSYLDQGISIWGFPIGHKGFLAALKEMEEKSFASFFKTKRAKKLLVSGNCKMADLLKLLVGDETLYAQYLFDQQFAHPGWSGMVASVEAQPASLLNPKNITVHDLVVFELLLEIDALDSYFGESWEPIAHILEERPEPLFADVPETEVDTVFSLWHDAFEWTYYDQVLTGIALQDKTWERKIENRSFQTYFCIDDRLTSFRRYLEQLDPDCETFTTAGFFNVELYYQPENGKFYTKCCPAPVFPKFLVKEIGNKQKIKKEVHFSKLTHSLFQGWFISQTIGFVSALRLALNVFKPGSMPAGASSYTHVDKNATLTIENKDPNDKENGLQIGFTIDEMVQRVQGVLTSTGLNGVDKTFAPIVYMIGHGASSVNNPHYTAYDCGACGGRPGSVNARTFCYMANHPKVREALKERGIIIPPTTQFLPGLHDTTRDEVAFFDEEILSEENAGKHRRNTLVINEALDLHAKERSRRLVSIDTKMSPKEIHEEIRRRSVSLFEPRPELNHATNAVSIIGRRSITENLFLDRRASTSTYDYRTDPEGKFLTMSMGPIALVMGGIDLEYFFSRTDNHKMGAGTKLPHNVMGLIGVANGADGDLRTGLPSQMIEIHDPVRLLVIIEHYPDVALKVIKSQTANYSFYENYWVHCLALHPDTGELWLYKDGSFSKIYKPLLNDLETVSDLSALMERAKKAESIETLDAVQENLPVYFIEKKERVKK; encoded by the coding sequence ATGCCAGCAGCAATAGACAAAGATGAAAATATTCAGAAAGAGGGAAAGAGGATCGAGTTGGTGAAGGATTCTCCAAAACAGTTTGCAGCTTCCGGTGCCGCCGCGGTAAGCGCACAGCCTAACTCGGATAAACTGGCGGATGTCAGTCCTCTGCACGCGGAGCGGACTGTAGCCCAAGCGCAGGAAGCCTCCGTTTCTTCCTTCAATGAAGAGGAAGTGATCCATGACCTGCAGCACTATCTGCCCTCGCAGGCTCCGCTGAAAGACTTTATTCATCATAATACATTACACGCATTCCAGAACTATCCCTTCCATGAGGGAACGCGTCGCGCAAAAAAAATATTCGGATATTTTCCCTCTCTTCAACTTCGTGAATATAGAGACCTGTACGAAGCCGGGCGTATCCGCAAGGATATTCTTGAGCGAGTTATCTCCGAGCAGAAGGGCGCGCAGCATCTGGAGGATTGGATGCAGCGGCTGCTTGAGAAGGAATATGACGATTCCGTTTCCCCACGAATAGGCAAACTGAGGGCGAACTGGAAGCGCCATTATCCTATTGACCTGGACCTGATGGTTCATCCGCTTCTGTTCAGAATCCTGTGCAGCTACCTCGATCAGGGAATTTCAATATGGGGTTTCCCCATAGGGCACAAGGGTTTTCTTGCGGCCTTGAAGGAAATGGAAGAAAAAAGCTTTGCCAGTTTCTTCAAGACGAAGAGAGCTAAAAAGCTTTTGGTGTCTGGAAACTGCAAGATGGCGGATCTGCTGAAGCTCCTGGTGGGGGATGAAACCCTCTATGCGCAGTATCTGTTTGACCAGCAGTTCGCGCACCCGGGTTGGTCGGGCATGGTAGCTTCCGTCGAGGCCCAGCCTGCCTCTCTCCTGAACCCGAAGAACATTACCGTTCATGACCTGGTTGTCTTCGAGCTTTTGCTTGAGATTGACGCGCTCGATTCCTATTTCGGAGAAAGTTGGGAGCCCATTGCCCACATTCTGGAAGAGCGGCCGGAACCTTTGTTCGCCGATGTGCCCGAGACTGAGGTCGATACGGTTTTCTCCCTTTGGCACGATGCTTTTGAGTGGACGTACTATGACCAGGTGTTGACTGGAATCGCTTTGCAGGACAAGACCTGGGAAAGAAAGATCGAAAACAGAAGTTTCCAGACGTACTTCTGTATCGATGACCGGTTGACATCGTTCCGCCGTTACCTCGAGCAGCTGGATCCGGATTGCGAAACGTTCACCACCGCCGGATTTTTTAACGTCGAACTGTATTATCAACCCGAGAACGGCAAGTTTTACACGAAATGCTGTCCCGCGCCGGTTTTCCCCAAATTCCTCGTCAAGGAAATCGGTAACAAGCAGAAGATAAAGAAGGAGGTACATTTTTCCAAGCTCACGCATTCGCTTTTCCAGGGCTGGTTTATCTCCCAAACGATCGGATTCGTGTCGGCCCTGAGGCTAGCCTTGAATGTGTTCAAGCCGGGCTCGATGCCCGCCGGAGCCTCCTCTTATACCCATGTGGACAAGAACGCGACGCTCACCATCGAAAACAAGGACCCGAACGACAAGGAAAACGGTTTGCAGATCGGGTTTACGATTGACGAGATGGTCCAGCGCGTTCAGGGTGTCCTGACCAGTACGGGCTTAAACGGGGTAGATAAAACCTTTGCTCCCATCGTTTACATGATTGGCCACGGCGCATCCAGCGTAAACAACCCTCACTATACCGCCTATGACTGTGGCGCATGCGGGGGCCGCCCGGGATCGGTGAATGCCAGGACATTCTGTTACATGGCCAACCATCCCAAGGTAAGGGAAGCGCTCAAGGAGCGGGGCATCATTATTCCGCCCACTACCCAGTTCCTCCCGGGTCTGCACGACACCACGCGTGACGAAGTCGCCTTCTTCGATGAAGAGATTCTCTCCGAGGAAAACGCTGGAAAACACAGGAGGAATACGCTGGTCATCAATGAAGCGCTCGATCTTCACGCGAAGGAGCGGTCCAGAAGGTTGGTATCCATTGATACCAAAATGAGTCCCAAGGAGATTCATGAGGAAATTCGGAGGAGATCGGTTTCGTTGTTCGAACCCCGGCCGGAGCTCAATCATGCGACTAATGCGGTAAGTATTATCGGCAGACGGAGCATTACGGAAAACCTCTTCCTGGACAGGCGGGCGTCCACGAGCACCTATGACTACCGCACTGATCCTGAAGGTAAGTTCCTCACCATGTCCATGGGTCCCATTGCGTTGGTTATGGGCGGTATCGACCTCGAGTATTTTTTCTCCCGGACCGACAATCACAAAATGGGTGCCGGAACGAAACTGCCGCACAACGTCATGGGTCTGATCGGGGTGGCTAACGGCGCGGATGGCGATTTGAGGACAGGGCTTCCCAGCCAGATGATCGAGATCCACGATCCGGTCCGTCTCCTGGTCATCATCGAACACTATCCCGATGTGGCATTGAAGGTGATCAAGTCGCAGACGGCAAACTATTCGTTTTATGAAAACTACTGGGTGCATTGTTTGGCGCTGCATCCGGACACCGGTGAGCTTTGGCTGTACAAGGACGGTAGTTTCTCGAAGATTTACAAGCCGCTGTTAAACGATCTGGAAACCGTATCGGATCTGAGCGCACTGATGGAACGGGCTAAGAAAGCGGAATCCATCGAAACCCTGGATGCGGTTCAAGAGAATTTACCTGTCTACTTTATCGAGAAGAAGGAGAGAGTGAAAAAATGA
- a CDS encoding proton-conducting transporter membrane subunit has product MTMPLLTSLLGLFIIIPLIGFGLTMLVPKKNEDAISWIAYSTVGSHMVLAWIFLVLWLFSGYPTLETIELILYNTESYKFFISFYFDKITAVYLFVGSFLCFLVTVYSRWYLHRERGYKRFFNTILFFFIGYNIIIFSGNFETLFIGWEVLGITSFLLIGFYRERYLPVKNALKVFTVFRVADMGLILVIWMSHHLWHENITFSKLMHPELVAQTLEGNTTLGILIGLMLLLAAAVKSGQLPFSSWVPRAMEGPTPSSAIFYGSLSVHLGVFLLLRTFPFWENQIVVVAPVILLGVGTAVVATLISRVQSSIKTQIAYSSVAQIGIIFVEVALGFYDLALIHLAGNAFLRTYQLLVSPSAVTFLLRDQFYNFVPREYIDKHSTSKQIEYAAYMLSVKEFNLDSFMYFFFWDPVKWIGRKLNLVLSGTGGFIIATTLFLVGLACLYYEQSLPVGVQQFLPTLFAFIALIVVLKSFSERMSPQLSWYFVIMNHLWVALAISFYDEVTTREIVIYISGILLSGLVGYACLAQLKSLEPKVDLKEPQGQGHVYEYPTQAFIFLLACLGLMGFPITPSFLGIDLIFTHIHTDQIVFAFILALSFIIVGLSLVRIYSRVYLGPHVKTYHAVPFKNS; this is encoded by the coding sequence ATGACGATGCCGCTGCTAACCTCGCTGCTTGGGTTATTCATAATCATCCCGCTGATCGGGTTTGGGCTCACCATGCTCGTGCCGAAAAAGAATGAGGATGCCATTTCCTGGATAGCCTACTCCACTGTCGGTTCGCACATGGTTTTGGCCTGGATATTCCTGGTCCTCTGGCTCTTCAGCGGCTACCCGACGCTCGAGACAATTGAGCTTATCCTGTATAACACGGAAAGTTACAAGTTTTTCATTTCATTCTATTTCGACAAAATTACCGCGGTTTATCTGTTCGTCGGTTCTTTCCTCTGCTTTCTGGTTACCGTCTACTCCAGATGGTACCTTCATCGCGAAAGGGGCTATAAGCGGTTTTTCAACACCATCCTGTTCTTTTTCATCGGCTACAACATCATCATTTTCTCCGGTAATTTCGAGACGCTCTTTATCGGTTGGGAAGTTCTGGGAATCACGTCCTTCCTCCTGATCGGGTTCTACAGGGAGCGGTATCTGCCGGTAAAAAATGCGCTCAAGGTATTCACGGTGTTTCGCGTGGCGGATATGGGTTTGATTCTGGTCATCTGGATGAGCCATCATCTGTGGCACGAAAACATCACGTTCTCCAAGCTCATGCATCCGGAACTGGTTGCACAGACTCTTGAGGGCAACACGACACTGGGGATTTTGATCGGATTGATGCTCCTGCTGGCGGCCGCCGTGAAATCGGGTCAACTCCCGTTTTCTTCCTGGGTGCCCAGAGCAATGGAAGGCCCGACCCCGTCGAGTGCAATCTTTTACGGATCGCTCTCGGTTCACTTGGGCGTCTTTCTTTTGCTGAGAACGTTCCCATTCTGGGAAAATCAGATCGTTGTGGTAGCGCCTGTGATTCTTCTTGGCGTAGGGACTGCCGTAGTCGCGACCCTTATTTCACGCGTACAGTCCTCGATCAAGACGCAGATCGCCTACTCTTCGGTGGCGCAGATCGGCATCATTTTCGTGGAAGTGGCGTTAGGGTTTTATGATCTTGCCTTGATCCATTTGGCAGGAAATGCATTCTTGCGGACGTATCAGCTTCTGGTCTCGCCATCGGCCGTGACCTTCCTGCTTCGCGATCAGTTCTACAACTTTGTTCCAAGGGAATACATCGACAAGCATTCCACATCCAAGCAAATCGAGTATGCGGCCTATATGCTGAGCGTGAAGGAGTTCAACCTCGATTCGTTCATGTATTTCTTCTTCTGGGATCCCGTGAAATGGATCGGCCGGAAGCTGAACCTGGTGTTATCCGGAACGGGTGGTTTCATTATCGCCACCACACTTTTCCTCGTCGGCCTCGCCTGCCTCTACTACGAGCAGTCTTTACCGGTCGGTGTCCAGCAATTCCTGCCGACGCTATTTGCCTTCATCGCCCTGATCGTCGTGCTGAAGTCTTTCTCGGAAAGAATGAGTCCCCAGTTGAGCTGGTACTTCGTCATCATGAATCATCTCTGGGTCGCACTCGCCATCTCGTTTTATGACGAAGTGACGACCCGGGAGATTGTCATTTATATAAGTGGCATCCTCCTTTCAGGCCTTGTGGGATACGCTTGTCTGGCACAACTGAAGTCACTTGAGCCGAAGGTGGATTTGAAGGAACCTCAGGGTCAGGGTCATGTCTATGAATATCCTACACAGGCTTTCATTTTCCTGCTTGCGTGTCTGGGCCTGATGGGTTTTCCTATTACGCCATCGTTCCTGGGGATAGATCTGATCTTCACCCACATTCACACAGACCAGATCGTATTTGCATTCATTCTCGCACTGAGTTTCATCATCGTCGGTCTCTCCTTGGTGAGAATATATTCGCGGGTTTATCTTGGACCTCATGTTAAAACTTACCATGCCGTCCCCTTCAAAAACTCGTGA
- a CDS encoding deoxyguanosinetriphosphate triphosphohydrolase, translating into MHELAAYAVSTANSRGRRIAEEASPGRTPFQRDRDRIIHSTAFRRLEYKTQVFVNHEGDLFRTRLTHSLEVAQIGRSVARNLRLNEDLVEAIALAHDLGHTAFGHAGQDALNECMKEYGGFEHNLQSLRVVDVLEEHYGAFDGLNLCFETREGILKHCSKKNALELGDVGERFLTNRRPSLEAQVANLADEIAYNNHDVDDGLRSGLVTQQQLEGVGIFARHLAMARQQYPKISGRRLVHETVRRMINTLAGDLIRQSAVNIAQASPVTLDEIRAAPPLIGFSREIAQEQQELKKFLREHLYRHYKVSRMSAKARYIIRQLFDAFNSDIRLLPPEFQSRYQQDKHQAIADYIAGMTDRYAIREYRRLFVVEES; encoded by the coding sequence ATGCATGAGCTGGCGGCCTACGCGGTATCAACTGCCAACTCCCGGGGGCGCCGCATTGCGGAAGAAGCCTCTCCCGGTCGCACGCCTTTTCAGCGCGATCGCGATCGCATCATTCATTCCACCGCTTTTCGCAGGCTTGAGTACAAGACCCAGGTTTTCGTCAATCATGAAGGGGATTTGTTCCGCACACGCCTGACGCACAGTCTCGAAGTGGCCCAGATCGGCCGCTCCGTAGCCCGGAATTTGCGCCTGAATGAGGACCTGGTTGAGGCTATCGCGCTGGCGCATGATCTCGGCCATACCGCCTTCGGTCATGCCGGGCAGGACGCGCTGAACGAGTGCATGAAGGAATATGGCGGCTTTGAGCATAATCTCCAATCCCTGCGGGTGGTGGATGTGCTGGAAGAGCACTATGGCGCATTCGACGGGTTGAATCTGTGCTTTGAAACCCGCGAAGGTATTCTCAAGCATTGTTCGAAGAAAAATGCGCTGGAGCTGGGGGACGTTGGTGAGCGCTTCCTCACGAATCGTCGGCCTTCGCTGGAAGCGCAAGTGGCCAATCTCGCTGACGAGATCGCTTACAACAATCACGACGTGGACGACGGCTTGAGATCCGGTCTCGTCACGCAGCAGCAACTTGAGGGAGTCGGCATATTTGCGCGTCATCTGGCAATGGCCAGACAGCAATACCCGAAAATCTCCGGAAGGCGGCTGGTCCATGAAACCGTGCGGCGCATGATCAATACGCTGGCGGGAGATTTGATCAGACAAAGCGCAGTGAATATCGCGCAGGCCAGCCCGGTCACACTGGACGAAATCCGGGCCGCTCCCCCGCTGATCGGATTCAGCAGGGAAATTGCCCAGGAGCAGCAGGAGCTCAAAAAGTTTCTGCGGGAGCATCTTTACCGCCACTACAAGGTATCGCGCATGAGTGCAAAGGCACGGTACATCATCCGCCAGCTCTTTGACGCGTTCAATTCCGATATCCGTTTGTTGCCTCCGGAATTCCAGTCCAGGTATCAGCAGGACAAACATCAGGCTATCGCCGACTATATCGCAGGCATGACGGACCGGTATGCCATTCGTGAATACCGGCGTCTCTTCGTTGTTGAGGAAAGCTGA
- a CDS encoding sensor histidine kinase — protein MPVIRRGLRLRVALAFAIFCIVVVGTLGVSLYIASDDIEEAHIEQIIETEMDYLLQRYREHVDFVPQEGSNLEKYIIHDPSEESRLPSYLQGLSYRRHKVFRGPEEVRVAVHHVDGVKFLVAYEIGLHEARQRELKLLIVLSLISVVGVAVVVGYLLAGVLVKQVTDLAEQVRHLAPGDIQGETLTQPGQDEEVAQLARALDDYQSRITRMLRREQEFTANISHELRTPITTILTSCELLVAEPNLSERARMRIGMIESAATRMGEQLQALLFLAREQSLGVMEPVDLAECVYDAAESICGEIYRKHLTFEVTVEPKAMLTLNRQAIHTALVNLLRNAVQYTNSGFIRVNFKGNRLSISDSGIGIEPSYLPLLYERFFRGSTQGEGLGIGLAIVKRICDYYGWSIEVESMPGQGATFHIVFP, from the coding sequence GTGCCCGTAATTAGGCGTGGGCTTCGCCTTCGTGTTGCACTTGCGTTTGCGATATTCTGTATTGTTGTTGTCGGAACGCTGGGTGTCAGTCTGTATATCGCTTCCGATGACATCGAAGAAGCTCATATCGAGCAGATCATCGAAACCGAGATGGATTATCTGCTCCAGCGCTATCGCGAGCATGTGGACTTCGTGCCGCAGGAAGGTTCCAATCTCGAAAAATACATCATCCACGATCCCTCCGAAGAATCTCGCCTTCCTTCCTATCTGCAGGGACTGAGTTATAGGCGGCACAAGGTTTTTCGCGGACCGGAGGAAGTGCGGGTCGCGGTCCATCACGTGGACGGGGTCAAGTTTCTTGTCGCCTATGAAATAGGCCTGCACGAAGCGCGGCAACGGGAATTGAAACTGCTCATCGTCCTGTCGCTCATTTCCGTCGTGGGTGTCGCTGTCGTGGTGGGATATCTGCTGGCCGGAGTGCTGGTCAAGCAGGTGACTGATCTCGCCGAGCAGGTGAGGCATCTCGCGCCGGGTGACATTCAGGGGGAAACGCTTACCCAGCCTGGGCAGGATGAGGAGGTGGCGCAGCTCGCTCGCGCGCTGGATGACTATCAAAGCCGTATAACCCGCATGCTGCGCAGGGAACAGGAGTTTACCGCCAATATAAGCCACGAGCTGCGCACTCCGATTACAACTATCCTGACAAGCTGTGAACTGCTGGTCGCGGAACCGAATCTGTCGGAAAGAGCGCGCATGCGCATCGGCATGATCGAAAGTGCCGCAACCCGCATGGGCGAGCAGTTGCAAGCCCTGTTATTTCTTGCGCGCGAGCAGTCGCTCGGGGTAATGGAACCCGTGGATCTGGCCGAGTGTGTCTACGATGCGGCAGAATCGATATGCGGGGAGATCTATCGAAAGCATCTTACATTCGAAGTCACGGTGGAACCGAAAGCCATGCTGACGCTGAATCGGCAAGCGATTCACACGGCTCTTGTGAATCTGCTGCGCAATGCGGTGCAATATACCAATAGCGGTTTCATACGGGTAAATTTCAAAGGCAATCGTCTTTCCATTTCCGATTCCGGTATAGGTATTGAGCCTTCCTATCTGCCCCTCCTGTATGAACGCTTCTTCCGCGGTTCCACCCAGGGTGAAGGTCTGGGCATAGGGCTTGCCATCGTAAAGCGCATCTGCGACTACTATGGATGGAGCATAGAAGTCGAAAGCATGCCCGGACAAGGCGCGACCTTCCATATTGTGTTTCCCTGA